The following nucleotide sequence is from Streptomyces sp. HUAS CB01.
AGTTCCTTGGCGCGGCCGAGCCGGATGCGCAGGAGGTAGTCCTTGGGGCTGCAGCCCGCGCCGCGGCGTACGGCGGTGCGCAGTTCGGCGGGGGTCATGCCGTGGCGGGCGGCGTGCTCGGCGACGGACAGCGCCTTGAAGGCGTCGCGGGCGAGGGCCTGGAGGACGGGGTCCCCGTCGGGGCCGATGTCGGCGCGGGCGCGGCGCAGGGCGACGAGGAGTTCGTGGACGGCGGCTCCGGTCTCGACCTCGAGGAGGGGGTTGCCGCGGCGGGCGGCGCGCGCTATGCGGCCGACGGCGGCCCGGGCGGGCGCGGCGTCGGAGAGGGGGACGACGGGCCGGTCGGGTTCGATGTAGCCGAGTTCGGTGTAGGTGGCGGTCGCCGGGCCGGCGAAGTCGACGAAGCTCTCGTCCCAGCCGGTGGCGGGGTCGGGGGCGTAGTGGTGGGGGACGCCGGGGGTGAGCCAGAGCACGGCGGGTGCCGTGACGGTGAGGCGTCTGCCGTCGGTGCCGCGGTACCAGCCGCCGCCGCCGCTGATCAGTACGGCGACGTGGTGGTCGAGGGTGCGGGGGCCGACGGTGGGGAGGGCGCCGTGCTGGAGTCCGACGCCGAGGCAGACGAGGCCGAGCCGGTGGTGGACGGGGCTGGGCGTGAAGTAGCGCATCCAGGTGTGGTACATCCGCCTGGCCTCCCGGTCCGGATCCCGTTTGTGTCCAAACAGCGCCGATCTTTGTCCATGGACCGTCGTACCGCCAGGGGCCATCGTGGCCGCGCGGGGTACGGGAGAGGGCGGCCGCGGTGCCGGCGCCCGGTGGGGCCGGTCTGTCGGCCGGGCGTGTGGAAGAGGGCGGGGCGTTGGATGGGTTCGCGGTCGGTGACGGGGATTTTCTGCTGGACGGGCGGCCGGTGCGGCTGTTGTCGGGGGCCCTGCACTACTTCCGGGTGCACGAGGAACAGTGGGGGCACCGGCTGGCGATGCTGCGGGCGATGGGGCTCGGCTGTGTGGAGACGTACGTCCCGTGGAATCTGCACGAGCCGGCTCAGGGCCGGTTCGTGGACGTCGGGGCCCTGGGCCGGTTCCTGGACGAGGTCGCGGCGGCCGGGATGCGGGCGCTCGTGCGGCCGGGCCCGTACATCTGCGCGGAGTGGGAGAACGGGGGCCTTCCGCACTGGGTGACGGGTCCGCTGGGGCGGCGGGTGCGGACGGACGACGCGGAGTTCCTGGGGCATGTGGAGCGCTGGTTCCGGCGGCTGCTGCCGCAGGTGGTGGCGCGTCAGGTCGACCGGGGCGGCCCGGTGGTCATGGTGCAGGCGGAGAACGAGTACGGGAGTTACGGCTCGGACGCGGTGTATCTGCGCCGTGTGGTGGAGCTGCTGCACGCCTGCGGGGTGACGGTGCCGTTGTTCACCTCGGACGGGCCGGAGGACCACATGCTGACGGGCGGTTCGGTGCCGGGGGTGCTCGCGACGGTCAACTTCGGGTCGGATGCGCGTGAGGCGTTCGCCGCGCTGCGGCGTCACCGGCCGTCGGGTCCGCTGATGTGCATGGAGTTCTGGTGCGGCTGGTTCCAGCACTGGGGTGCGGGGCGGGCGGTGCGGGAGCCGGGCGAGGCGGCGGAGGCGCTGCGGGAGGTCCTGGAGTGCGGGGCGTCGGTCAACCTCTACATGGCGCACGGGGGTTCGAACTTCGGTGGCTGGGCGGGCGCGAACCGTTCGGGCGAGCTGCACGACGGAGCGCTGCGCGGGACGGTGACGTCGTACGACTACGACGCGCCGGTGGACGAGGCGGGGTTGCCGACGGAGAAGTTCTGGCGGTTCCGCGAGGTGCTGGCGCGGTACGCGGAGGGGCCGCTGCCGGAGGTGCCGGCGCCGCCGGTGCGGATCGGGTGCCCGGTGGCCGCGGTGGTGGACGGGTGGGTTCCGCTGGCGGAGGTGCTGGAGGTCCTCGGGGACGAGGAGGTCACCGCGCCGGTTCCGCCGACGTTCGAGGAACTGGGCGTGGACCGGGGTCTGGTGCGGTACCGGGTGGACGTGCCGGGGCCGCGCCGGCCGTACCCGCTGTCGGTGAGCGGGCTGCGGGACGTGGCGGTGGTGACGGTGGACGGGGTCCGGGCGGGGGTGCTCGCGGCGGAGGAGGCCGTGCTGGCGGAGCCGGTCGCCGGGCCCGCGGCGGTGGAGCTGTGGGTGGAGTCGCTGGGCCGGGTCAACTACGGGCCTCGGCTGGCGGAGCCGAAGGGCATCACCGGCGGCGTGCGGCACGAGCGGCAGTATCTGCACGGCTTCCGGGCGCGGGGGCTGCGGCTGGACGCGATCGGTGAGGGCGGCGCGAAGGTCGCCTTCCGCCCTGTGGGGCGGGGGGCGGCGGACGCACCGGCGGGGGCCGGGGGCGCGGGCGGGACGGGGAGCGCGGGCGCGGTCGCGGGGGCCGAAGGCGCCGGTGCGGTGGGCCGCCCCAGGAGCACGGGGACCAGGAGCGCGGGGGCCGAAGGCGCCGGCGCGGTGGGGCCCGGCTGCGGGCCGGGCTCCGGGAGCGCGGGCGGTGGTGAGCCCGGGCTGTACCGGGCGGTGGCCGAGGTCGCCGCTCCGGGGGACGCGGCGCTCGAACTGCCGGGCTGGACACGGGGGTTCGTTTGGGTGAACGGCTTCTGCCTGGGCCGCTACTGGTCGGCGGGGCCGCAGGAGTCGCTGTTCGTACCGGGTCCGGTGCTTCGCGCGGGGGTGAACGAGGTGTGGGTGCTGGAGCTGGAACGCGGCGGGGAGGACGTACGCCTGGGGTGACGGGTCTCCCCCGCCGCGCTCAGGGGTTCAGTGCGCGGCCGGTGCGGCGCAAGGGCCGCCCGGCGGGGTCAGAGCGTCGCCGCGGCGGACTTGATCGCGGAGGCGAAGGTGGAGACCTCGGTGTAGACACCGGGGTAGTCGGGCCGCGCGCAGCCCTGGCCCCAGCTGACGATGCCGACCTGGATCCAGGCGCCGGCGTTGTCGCGGCGGAACATGGGGCCGCCGGAGTCGCCCTGGCAGGTGTCGACGCCGCCCTCGGTGAAGCCCGCGCAGATCTCCTCGCCCGCGATCAGGTTCGGGTAGGACTGGAGGCAGGAGGCGTCGGAGACGAAGGGGACCTGTGCTTTGAGCAGGTAGCGCTGCTGGGCGCCGCCCTCACGGGCCGCACCCCAGCCGGCGACGGTGAAGGTGCCGTTGTTGTACGCGGTCGTCTCGGCGATCTTCAGCGTCGGCAGGTTGATCGGCTGGGCGAGCTTGATCAGCGCCCAGTCCTTGCCGTCGCCGTTGTAGCCGGGGGCCCGAAGGACCTTGGTGGACCGGACCTTGATGGCGCTGGAGCTCCGGAGGTCCACGACACCGGCGGTGGCGGTGATGCTGGTGTTGTTGCCGGAGGATCCCACGCAGTGGGCGGCGGTGAGGACGATCTGCTGGGTGAGCAGCGACCCGCCACAGCCCATGGAGAGCCGGACCATGAAGGGGAACTCGCCCTGGGCGGCGCGGGTTCCGCCGACGACGGGCGGGGCGGCGGCGGTGGCGGAGGTGGGCTGGAGGCTGACGGCCGCGAGGACGACGGCACCGACGGCCGCGCATCTCTGAAGGGCGCGAACGAACTTGTTCAAGGGTCTGCCTTCTTTCGTGGGGGGTTGACGCGTGCGCGCGAGCGGGCCCCTGCCATGGGTAGTGACATGAGCCCGTCAAGGCGTGTTCGGATTATGGGGAGCGTCACATCTGCCCCACAAGGAGCACTTTTCGGCCAGACATGACCCCCCGACAGCGCCGCGGGCAACCGTCGAGGGGCCGTCGCGCGCCGTAGAGTCGGGAGGGTCCGGCCGCCCTTCCCGGCCGGTGGCGGACCGGGCGCGGACAGCACCCACAGGGGGTTCGGGCGTGGCGAACGGCAGCGAGGTGGAACACGGCTTCCCGCATCTCGACACCGTGCGGGAGGCGATCACGGCGCTGCACAGACGGCTCTCGTACGACGGCGTGCGCGCCTACGAGAGCAGCGTCCCGCCGGCCGACGTCGCCTTCGCCGACGACGACGATCTCCATCTGGGCGCACAGCGGGTGGCCCGTGCGCTGGTCCGTCAGCTGCGGCTGCCGGAGGCCCGGATGATCGTGAGCTTCCGGGAGATGCACCACGCGGCGAGCGTGGAACTCACCGCGGGCCCCGAGTACTTCATCGAGCTCAACGACCGGTTCCGCCGCCATCGACGCGACATCGGGGCGGCCCTCGCGCACGAGATCACGCACGTGCTGCTGCACCGGCTCGGGCTGGAGTTCCAGGGGACCCGGGACAACGAGATCCTCACGGACACGGTGACGACCTACCTCGGGGCGGGCTGGCTGCTGCTCGACGCCTATCGCGAGGACGAGGTTTCCAGCCAGAAACTGGGCTATCTGACGCCGGAGGAATTCGGTTACGTCCTGGCCAAACGCGCACTGGTCTTCGGCGAGGACCCGTCGGTCTGGTTCACCAGCCCGCAGGGGTACACCGCGTACACCAAGGGCCGGGACCGGGCGCTGCGCGACGGCCGGCAACCCCCGCTCTCGGCGGCCGGGTGGAACGGGCGGCGCCGCTACGCCAAGGACCGGCGGTACGCCGCGGACCATCCGGGCCCGGGGCCGGGGCAGGGCGCCCCGTACGCCTTCGAGCACGCGCCGGGCGGCGGGCTGCGCGTGTCGTTCCCCTGCCCCACCTGCCACCAGCGGATCCGGGTGCCGGTACGGGGCCGGGTGCGGGCGCGGTGCGGCCTGTGCCGGACGATTCTCGAATGCGACACCTGAGGGTGCTTCCGTAGGGTTTTGGTATGAGCACCAGGGAGACCGAGGACACCGGCAGACGGGTCCTGGATCCGGCCGAAGAGCTCTTCGAGGGGCTGTACGGCGGCGACGACGACGCGGTGGTGCGGGCGCTGCGGGCCGGGGTGCCGGCCGAGGCCTCCGACGAGGACGGGCAGACCGCGCTGTACCTGGCCGCGGCCCAGGACCGGCCGGTCATGGTGCGGCTGCTGCTGGCCGCCGGTGCCGACCCGGACCGGGCGAGCGGCACCGACGGGGCGGAGCTGCCGCTGTGCGGGGCCGCCGTGTGGGGGCGCACGGAGGTGATGCGGGCGCTGCTGTCGGCGGGGGCCCGCCCCGATCTTGAAGAGGCTGCCGGTGTCCGGGCCCTCACCTGGGCCTGCCGCCAGGGACGCGCGGAGGCCGTGGAACTGCTGCTCGCGCACGGGGCGGACCCGGACCGGCCGGGCCCCGGTGAGGAGCCCCCGCTGGTCACCGCCGCCCGGCGCGGCTCGCCGTCGAGCGTCCGGGCCCTGCTGCGGCACGGCGCGGTGGCGAGGGAGGACGCGCTCACGGAGGCACGGCGCTGGCTCGGCGTCGATGTGGAGGAGGAGCTGCGCCGCACCCTGACCGAGCGGCACCGCGAGGAGCACGGCGACGACTGCGCGACCTACGCGGAGACCGTCTCGCGCCGGGTGGAGGAGGACGGCGGCGTCACCGTCGTCGTCGAGCTGCACCACGACGGAGGCGGGGTCACGGGTGCCGAGCAGCAGACCGGGCACGCGGCCGTGGCGACGCTCCTCGAGGAGGACCTGGGACTGCGCACTCCCGCCGACACGCTGGCCGAGCGCGCCCTGCGCCGCGGGGACCCGGACCAGGACGACTGGACCGAGGCCGTCGCCGTCCTCCAGCGCCGCGGCGACGAGGACACCTTCCGCGCGGCCGCCGCGTGGTGCGGGACGGAGGACCCGCTGCGGCAGACGTTCGCGGCCGATGTGCTGGCCGGCCTCTCGGGCGACGGGATGCGGGCTCGGGCGGTGCCACTGCTCAGGGAACTGTCGCGGGAGGCCCGGGACCCCGAGGTGATCCGGGCGGCGGTGGCGGCGCTCGGGCAGCAGGCCGACCCGGCCGGGGTGACGGAGATCCTCCGGCACGCCGGGAACCCGGACCCCGAGGTGCGCTTCGGGGTGGCCGTGGCGCTGCACGGACTGCTGCCGGCGGGCCGCGCGGACGGGGTGGAGGCGGTCGTCGCGCTCAGCCGGGACCCGGACGACGGGGTCAGGGACTGGGCGACGACGGTCCTGGCCGATGTGGACGAGGACACGCCCGCGATCCGGGACGCCCTCGCCGACCGCCTCGACGACGCCGTGCCGGACATCGAGGCGGAGGCCGCACGCGGGCTGGCGATGCGTCAGGACACCCGGGCCGTCGAGGCCCTGGCGCGCATCCTGGAGAACGCGGACCCGGACGGCTACGCCTACTCCACGGCGGACCAGGCCGTGGACTACGTGGCGGACGAGCGGGTGCGGCGGCGCCTGGAGGCGACGGTACCGAGATCGCGGTGAGGCGGGCGCGGTCGGTCGGGGCGTGCCGAGGGCAGCGCGGAGCGGGGGTGACACGGTTGCCGGCGGTGCCCTCCCGGGCCGTGCGCGAGCGTGCCGCCGGCCGAGAGGGGCCGGCGGCACGCCCGGACGAGGACAGCGCCCGGCGGGACGAGGCGGGGCGCCCGAACCGCCGCAGCGCCCGGCCACCGTGCCGCGCGGCGACGAGGCCGGCACCCGGCGCCGCACGGGCCGACTGCGGAGAGGTGACCGCACCCTGCCACGACGGGCCCGGAGCCCCGAACCGCCGCAGCGCCCAGGGCCCCCTCGTGCCGCGCCCGCCCCGCGCGGCTACCGCGCCCCGTACGCCGGCTGCGGCGGTGTCCCCTCCGCGAGGAGCTTCAGGGTCGCCTCCCCCGCCTCCGCGGGCGTCCAGCGCGCGCCGCGGTCGGCCGTGGGGCCCCGGTGCCAGCCCTCCATGACCGTGATGCGGCCCGCCTCCGCCTCGAAGACCCGGCCGGTGACACCCGCCGAGGCCGCCGAGCCCAGCCACACCACCAGCGGCGACACGTTCTCCGGCGCCATCGCGTCGAAGGCTCCCGGATCCTCCGGCGGTGCCATCGTCCCGGCGAAGGTCCGTTCCGTCATGCGCGTCCGCGCCGCCGGGGCGATGGCGTTGACCTGGACGCCGTAGCGGGACAGTTCCGCCGCCGCGACGAGGGTCAGGCCCACGATGCCGGCCTTGGCCGCGCTGTAGCCGCTCTGGCCGACCGAGCCCAGCAGGCCCGCGCCGCTGGAGGTGTTGACGACGCGGGCCGACGGCTCGCGCCCGGCCCGGCCCTCGGCCCGCCAGTGGGCCGCCGCGTACCGCAGGGGCAGGAAGTGGCCCTTCAGATGGACCCGCACCACCGCGTCCCAGTCGTCCTCGTCGAGGTTGACCAGCATCCGGTCGCGCAGGAACCCCGCGTTGTTGACGAGCGTGTCGAGCCGTCCGAAGGAACCGAGGGCCGTCTCCACCAGTGAGGCGGCGCCCTCGACCGTGGCCACGTCGCCCGAGTGGGCCACGGCTTCGCCGCCCCGCGCGCGGATCTCCTCGACGACCCGGTCGGCCGGGCCGTCCTCGCCGGGCGTGCCGTCCGGCCCGACGCCCAGGTCGTTGACCACGACTCGCGCGCCCTCCGCGGCGAAGGCCAGCGCGTGCGCCCGCCCCAGCCCCCGGCCCGCTCCCGTCACGGCCACGACCCGGTCGCGGCAGATCCCGGCAACTGCGTTCATCTCAGCCCTCCTTGTCGTCGGTGGTCCTCGTGGGGGCGCCGGCCGGCGTCCCGGCGGAGCCGCCCGCACCGGCCCCGCCGGCCACCCCGGGCCCGTGGGCCGTCGGTTCCCCCGGGCCGACCGCGGGCCCGTTGACCGTCGCAGGCCCGTTGACCGTCGCGGCGTCGTTGACCGTCGCGGGCCCGTTGACCGTCGCGGCGTCGTTGACCGTCGCGGCGTCGAGGAACGCGGGGCGTTCCCCTCCCCCGTGGACCAGCAGGGACGCCCCGCTGATGTACGCGGCCCGGCCGGACGCGAGGAACACCGCCGCATCGCCGATCTCGTCCGGTTCGGCGAGCCGGCCCAGCGGTACGGTGCGGCCCACCGCCGCGATCCCCTGCGCGTCGCCGTAGTGCAGGTGCGACAGTTCCGTGCGGACCATTCCGGGCACGATCGTGTTCACCCGTACCTCCGGCGCCCACTCCACCGCCATGGACCGGGCGAGGTTCTCCAGCCCCGCCTTGGCCGCTCCGTAGGCGGCGGTCCCCGGCGACGGCCGGGTCGCGCTCACGCTGCCGACCATCACCACGCACCCGCGTGCGGCGTGCAGCAGTCCGTGCGCGGCGAGCGAGACCGTCAGCGGTGCCACCAGGTTCAGTTCCAGCACCCGCGCGTGCCGCACCGGGGCGCCGTCCCGCAGCAGCCGGTACGGCGCCCCGCCCGCGTTGTTGACCAGGACGTCGAGCCGGCCGTGGCGGCGGGCGATCTCGGCGAAGAAGTCCTCGACGGCCGCCGGGTCCCGGAGGTCCACGGGCAGGAACCGGGCCGTGCGGCCCGCGGAGGCGACCGGTGCGTCGGGTGGTCTGCGGGCGCAGACGACGACGTCCGCCCCGGCAGCCAGGAACGCCCGTGCGATGCCCGCGCCGACCCCGCGCGTTCCGCCGGTGACGACCGCGACCCTCCCGTCCAGCTCCATCGGCTGCTACCTTCCTGACGAGCAGTCACCTAACAAACGTTTGGTGGAAAGGTAGCTGATCCGCTGATGGGTGTCTCCACCACAGGCCCGGAGAAGGGCGTTTCCGTCGTGACGGTCGACTTCCCGCCCGTCAACGCCCTCCCCGTACACGCCTGGTACGCACTCGCCGACGCCGTGCGCCGCGCCGGCCGGGACCCGGAGGTCCGCTGTGTGGTCCTGGCCGCCGAGGGCCGCGGCTTCAACGCCGGCGTCGACATCAAGGAGTTGCAGCGCGACGCCGGGCACGACGCCCTGATCGGCGCCAACCGGGGCTGCCACGAGGCCTTCGGCGCCGTCTACGAGTGCGAGGTCCCCGTCGTCGCCGCCGTGCACGGCTTCTGCCTGGGCGGCGGGATCGGCCTCGTCGGGAACGCCGACGCGATCGTGGCGTCCGACGACGCCACCTTCGGGCTGCCGGAGCTGGACCGGGGGGCGCTCGGGGCCGCCACCCACCTCTCCCGGCTCGTCCCCCAGCATCTGATGCGCACGCTGTACTACACCTCCCGCACCGTGACGGCCGCCGAACTGCACGCCCACGGCTCCGTCTGGCGGGTCGTCCCGCGCGACGGGCTCCGTGCCGCGGCACGGGACCTGGCGCGCGAGATCGCCGCCAAGGACGGCCGTCTCGTCCGGCTGGCCAAGGCGGCCATCAACGGCATCGACCCCGTGGACGTGCACCGCAGCTACCGGTACGAGCAGGGCTTCACCTTCGAGGCCGACCTCGGTGGCATCGCCGGCCGCGTCCGGGACACCTTCGGCAAGGAGGCATGACCCATGGCCGACAAGACCATGACCGCCGACGACGTCGTGGGGCGGCTGCGCAGCGGCATGACCCTCGGCATCGGCGGCTGGGGCTCGCGCCGCAAGCCGATGGCCCTGGTGCGGGCGTTGCTGCGGTCCGGGGTCACCGACCTGACCGTCGTCTCGTACGGCGGCCCGGACGTGGGGATGCTGGCCGCGGCGGGCCGGGTCCGCCGGCTCGTCGCCCCGTTCGCGACGCTCGACTCCGTGCCGCTGGAGCCCCACTTCCGGGCGGCCCGCGAGGCGGGGACGATCGCGATGACGGAGCTCGACGAGGCGATGTTCATGTGGGGGCTGCACGCCGCCGCCAACCGGCTGCCCTTCATGCCCGTGCGGGCCGGTCTCGGTTCGGACGTCATGCGCGTCAACCCGGAGCTGCGCACGGTCCGTTCGCCCTACGCCGACGGCGAGGAGTTCGTCGCCGTCCCCGCGCTGCGTCTGGACGCGGCCCTCGTCCACCTCAATCGTGCCGACCGCCTCGGCAACGGCCAGTACCTGGGACCGGACCCCTACTTCGACGACCTCTTCTGCGAGGCGGCCGACGCGGCGTACCTGTCGTGCGAGCAGCTCGTGGAGACGGCCGAGCTGACCAAGGACGCCGCCCCGCAGACCCTGCTCGTCGGGCGGCACAGCGTCACGGGCGTCGTCGAGGCCCCGGACGGGGCGCACTTCACGTCCTGCGCCCCCGACCACGGCCGCGACGAGTCCTTCCAGAAGCTGTACGCGACCACGCCCTGGGCCGAGTTCGCGGAGCGCTTCCTGTCGGGTCCCGACGAGCACGCCTACCGGTCCGCCGTGCGGGCCTGGCACGAGGAGCAGCGGTGACCGTCGCGCAGGCCCATGTCCCCCCGCCGTCCCGGTCCGAGTACTGCGTGATCGCCTGTGCCGAGGCGTGGCGCGGCGACGGCGAGGTGCTGGCGAGCCCCATGGGGCTGATCCCCTCCCTCGGCGCGCGGCTCGCCCGGCGCACCTTCTCCCCCGACCTGCTGCTCACCGACGGCGAGGCGCTGCTCGTCGGCCCGGACGGGGAGGTGGAGGGCTGGCTTCCGTACCGGCGCCATCTCACGATGGTCACCGGCGGCAAGCGGCACGTCATGATGGGCGCGAGCCAGCTCGACC
It contains:
- a CDS encoding helix-turn-helix domain-containing protein — its product is MYHTWMRYFTPSPVHHRLGLVCLGVGLQHGALPTVGPRTLDHHVAVLISGGGGWYRGTDGRRLTVTAPAVLWLTPGVPHHYAPDPATGWDESFVDFAGPATATYTELGYIEPDRPVVPLSDAAPARAAVGRIARAARRGNPLLEVETGAAVHELLVALRRARADIGPDGDPVLQALARDAFKALSVAEHAARHGMTPAELRTAVRRGAGCSPKDYLLRIRLGRAKELLAATDLPVAAVARRVGYDDPAYFSRLFTRRVGTAPIRFREQQGRTVPGGWSNRIPDPEHPPTIPARPT
- a CDS encoding glycoside hydrolase family 35 protein, whose translation is MDGFAVGDGDFLLDGRPVRLLSGALHYFRVHEEQWGHRLAMLRAMGLGCVETYVPWNLHEPAQGRFVDVGALGRFLDEVAAAGMRALVRPGPYICAEWENGGLPHWVTGPLGRRVRTDDAEFLGHVERWFRRLLPQVVARQVDRGGPVVMVQAENEYGSYGSDAVYLRRVVELLHACGVTVPLFTSDGPEDHMLTGGSVPGVLATVNFGSDAREAFAALRRHRPSGPLMCMEFWCGWFQHWGAGRAVREPGEAAEALREVLECGASVNLYMAHGGSNFGGWAGANRSGELHDGALRGTVTSYDYDAPVDEAGLPTEKFWRFREVLARYAEGPLPEVPAPPVRIGCPVAAVVDGWVPLAEVLEVLGDEEVTAPVPPTFEELGVDRGLVRYRVDVPGPRRPYPLSVSGLRDVAVVTVDGVRAGVLAAEEAVLAEPVAGPAAVELWVESLGRVNYGPRLAEPKGITGGVRHERQYLHGFRARGLRLDAIGEGGAKVAFRPVGRGAADAPAGAGGAGGTGSAGAVAGAEGAGAVGRPRSTGTRSAGAEGAGAVGPGCGPGSGSAGGGEPGLYRAVAEVAAPGDAALELPGWTRGFVWVNGFCLGRYWSAGPQESLFVPGPVLRAGVNEVWVLELERGGEDVRLG
- a CDS encoding S1 family peptidase is translated as MNKFVRALQRCAAVGAVVLAAVSLQPTSATAAAPPVVGGTRAAQGEFPFMVRLSMGCGGSLLTQQIVLTAAHCVGSSGNNTSITATAGVVDLRSSSAIKVRSTKVLRAPGYNGDGKDWALIKLAQPINLPTLKIAETTAYNNGTFTVAGWGAAREGGAQQRYLLKAQVPFVSDASCLQSYPNLIAGEEICAGFTEGGVDTCQGDSGGPMFRRDNAGAWIQVGIVSWGQGCARPDYPGVYTEVSTFASAIKSAAATL
- a CDS encoding ankyrin repeat domain-containing protein codes for the protein MSTRETEDTGRRVLDPAEELFEGLYGGDDDAVVRALRAGVPAEASDEDGQTALYLAAAQDRPVMVRLLLAAGADPDRASGTDGAELPLCGAAVWGRTEVMRALLSAGARPDLEEAAGVRALTWACRQGRAEAVELLLAHGADPDRPGPGEEPPLVTAARRGSPSSVRALLRHGAVAREDALTEARRWLGVDVEEELRRTLTERHREEHGDDCATYAETVSRRVEEDGGVTVVVELHHDGGGVTGAEQQTGHAAVATLLEEDLGLRTPADTLAERALRRGDPDQDDWTEAVAVLQRRGDEDTFRAAAAWCGTEDPLRQTFAADVLAGLSGDGMRARAVPLLRELSREARDPEVIRAAVAALGQQADPAGVTEILRHAGNPDPEVRFGVAVALHGLLPAGRADGVEAVVALSRDPDDGVRDWATTVLADVDEDTPAIRDALADRLDDAVPDIEAEAARGLAMRQDTRAVEALARILENADPDGYAYSTADQAVDYVADERVRRRLEATVPRSR
- a CDS encoding SDR family oxidoreductase yields the protein MNAVAGICRDRVVAVTGAGRGLGRAHALAFAAEGARVVVNDLGVGPDGTPGEDGPADRVVEEIRARGGEAVAHSGDVATVEGAASLVETALGSFGRLDTLVNNAGFLRDRMLVNLDEDDWDAVVRVHLKGHFLPLRYAAAHWRAEGRAGREPSARVVNTSSGAGLLGSVGQSGYSAAKAGIVGLTLVAAAELSRYGVQVNAIAPAARTRMTERTFAGTMAPPEDPGAFDAMAPENVSPLVVWLGSAASAGVTGRVFEAEAGRITVMEGWHRGPTADRGARWTPAEAGEATLKLLAEGTPPQPAYGAR
- a CDS encoding enoyl-CoA hydratase family protein, with the protein product MGVSTTGPEKGVSVVTVDFPPVNALPVHAWYALADAVRRAGRDPEVRCVVLAAEGRGFNAGVDIKELQRDAGHDALIGANRGCHEAFGAVYECEVPVVAAVHGFCLGGGIGLVGNADAIVASDDATFGLPELDRGALGAATHLSRLVPQHLMRTLYYTSRTVTAAELHAHGSVWRVVPRDGLRAAARDLAREIAAKDGRLVRLAKAAINGIDPVDVHRSYRYEQGFTFEADLGGIAGRVRDTFGKEA
- a CDS encoding CoA transferase subunit A is translated as MADKTMTADDVVGRLRSGMTLGIGGWGSRRKPMALVRALLRSGVTDLTVVSYGGPDVGMLAAAGRVRRLVAPFATLDSVPLEPHFRAAREAGTIAMTELDEAMFMWGLHAAANRLPFMPVRAGLGSDVMRVNPELRTVRSPYADGEEFVAVPALRLDAALVHLNRADRLGNGQYLGPDPYFDDLFCEAADAAYLSCEQLVETAELTKDAAPQTLLVGRHSVTGVVEAPDGAHFTSCAPDHGRDESFQKLYATTPWAEFAERFLSGPDEHAYRSAVRAWHEEQR